Below is a window of Chloroflexota bacterium DNA.
CTCTGGAAGAATTAGGCGTTTTCAACCTATGTTCAATTCGTGAACCGTCAAAATAAGAACGAGCCCGATTGTGCAAATTCGCAACTGCAGGATGTAATAGTACTTTTTCGAGAATGTATCAGTACATTTTTGAAAGGGGTTGACTTTGATTAAGTGGAGAACGCCCCACCTAATAAACCGTTAGCGTTTCTGAATGGGTACGGCTATGTCAAAGGCGCGTCATAGGAAATAACTCCTATAACAGGTGCTCTCTGGTAAACTTACCCACATGAATTTCGACGCCTTCAAAACCTCCACTGTTGATTTGTGGGATAACACCCGCGTTACCCTCCACAACCTGCGCGTCCGCCTGCGCCCGGCCTCGGTGGACTACGTGATCCTCGGCCTCGGCGGCTCACTGCCCGAATACATTCCGTCGCCGCCCAAGTGGCACAAGTGGATTCCGGTTGATCTCGGCTTGACGCCAGGCGGCCCGTCGCTCACCGGCCTGCGCTACATCTTCGATCAGATCGTCGAAGACCCGCGCCCGCTCGGCGTGCTCGTCCAGAATTACGGGCTGGACGTTGGCTGGGCCACGGCCCAAAGTGTGCGCGACCTCTTCAGCCGCTTCCGCGCGCGGGGCAAGAAGGTCGTGTTCTACTCGCCCTCCTTCGACATCCTCGACTACTACGTTGCCACCGCCGCCGACGCCATCATCATTCCCCCGCCCGGGCTGTGGGCCGTGATCGGCTTGCGGAGCGAACTGACCTTCATCAAAGACACGCTCAACACTTACGGCATTCGGGCCGAAGTGGTCAACGTCTCGCCCTACAAAACCGCCTGGGACACTTACGCCCGATCCGACATCTCGCCCGAACACCGCGACATGCTCACCTGGCTCATGGATGGCCGGTACGAAGCTGTGGTCGAAGCCATTGCCTCCGCCCGCAAGCTCGACCCGGCCCGCGTGCGAGAGCTGATCGACTCCGGGCCGCTCAACGCGCAGGCCGCCCGCGAGGCCGGGCTGGTGGATGCGGTTTTATACGAAGATGGCTTGGCCGAATATCTGGCGACGCCGGCGCAAAAAGTTGCTAAAGCAAAACCAAAGTGGCAACCGCCGTTTGCCAAAAAAACAGAGTCCGGCCCCCCACCCAAGCCGACGGCTAAACTCCAGCGCTGGGGCGCAGTGCGAGCCTCCCTTCGCCGTCCCATCCGTTGGCGCTCGGGCAAATACGTCGGCATCATCCCGCTCGAGGGCACGATTGTTTTGGGGCGCAGTCAATCCCTTCCGATCCAATTGCCCTTCCCCATCCCTTTCTTTAGCAATCAACTGGCCGGGTCGGAAACCATCGTCCAGCACTTTCGCGACGCCGAGAAGGACAATGAGATTGCGGCCATTGTGCTCTACGTGAACTCACGCGGCGGCTCGGCTCTGGCCTCTGATTTGATCTGGCACGAAGTGGAGCGGGTGCGGCGCAAGAAGCCGGTGGTGGTGTACATGGGCGACTACGCCGCCTCGGGCGGCTACTTCGTGTCGGCGGGCGCACAGTGGATCATGGCTCAGCCACTGACCACCACCGGCTCCATCGGCGTGATTTCATTAAAGGTGGTGACTGCCGGCCTGTACGAAATGTTCAAAGCCAATCGCGTGATTCTGCAACGCGGCGCGCGAGCCAGCATGTTCGCCGACGACGCGCCCTTCTCGCCGGAAGATCGGGCGTCAGCTCAGGCGCAAATTGATCACTACTACGCCGACTTCAAAAATGTGGTGATGAACGGGCGCAAGATGGATGAGCCGACTCTGGAAGAAGTGGCCGGTGGCCGGGTGTGGCTGGGGCGGCAGGCGCTGGGCCACAAATTGGTGGATGCATTGGGCGATTTGAATGATGCGGTTGAAAAGGCAAAGGAGTTGGCGAAACTGCCGGCCAACCGCTTTACGCCCAACGCCTGGTACAGCGGCAGTGGCGGCAACCTGCTCCCGCCGCCTTTTCCCTCGCAGGTTGCCAGCTTCATAGCCGCCATCCAAACTGCCTTGCGCGAAACAGCGTGGATGATTGACCCGGTTGAGATCAAGATAAGATGACGACAGACGATGGACGAAAGCAGTCGTTGCCCGTCGTCTGTCGTCGTTCGTCCATCGTCGTCACTCAAGCATGACTACTAAAATCCTCTTCGTTTGCATGGGCAACATCTGCCGCAGTCCGGTGGCCGAAGGCGTGTTCAATCATCTTGTGGCGCAGGCAGGCCGCGCTGGCGAGTTCCAAGTGGACTCTGCCGGAACCGGCGACTGGCACGCCGGCCAACTGCCCGACCCGCGTTCGCGAGCCGTCGCTCACAAACACGGCCTGGCCCTGAGCCACCGCGCCCGCCAGATCGAACACGCCGACTTCAGCCGCTTCGATCTCATCATCGTCATGGATCGAGACAATCTCTCTGACCTGCGCTCGTTCTCGTCGCTCACGCCTGAGCAACGCGCCAAAGTCAAACTCCTGCGCGAGTTCGACCCGCAAGCCAACGGGAATCTTGAAGTGCCCGACCCGTACTACGGCGGCCCCGAAGGCTTCGAGCGCATGTATGAGATGATCGAGCGCTCGGCGCGTGAGTTGTTAAAATCCGTCCCGCCTGAAAACAGTAATCAGTGAACAGCGGCCAGTGATCAGTGCCACTATCCACTGTTCACTGCCCACTGTTCACTACTCACTGCCTTGCCCCGCTTCCCCGCCCTGGCCTCGCGTGACTTTCGCATCTTCTGGGTCGGCCAGTTCATCTCGCTCATCGGCACCTGGATGCAGAGCACGGTTCAACCGTATCTGGCTTACCGCCTCACCGGCCAGCCCATTTATCTGGGGCTGGTAGGGTTTGCCGCCACCCTGCCCACGCTCCTCTTCACTTTGCCCGGCGGCGTCTTTGTCGAGCGGATGGACAAACGCAAAGTCGTCATCATCATGCAAGCGGTGATGATGGTGCAGGCCTTCGTGATGGCCTACCTGGCTCTGAGCGGCGTGATCAACATCTGGCACATCATCGCCCTGGCCTTTGTCCTGGGTTCGGCCAACTCTATCGAAATCACCGCCCGCCAAGCCATGCTAATCGAGTTGGTAGGCAAGGAGGCGCTTCCTAACGCCATCGCCTTGCAGTCCACCATCTTCAACACGGCCCGCGTGCTGGGGCCGGCCTTTGCCGCGCCCTTCCTTCTGATTCTTGGCAATCAAGGCGAAGGCTGGGCGTTCTTCGCCAACGGCGTGAGTTACCTGTTCGTCATCGTCGGCCTGCTCATCGTGCGCACTCGCCCACAAGCCAAACCCGCCTCCGGTCGAAGCGCCCTGGGCGAATTCATGGATGGCCAGCGCTTCATCAGGGAAGCGCCAGTTGTGTTAGCGTTGATTCTCATGGCAACCGTGCTCGGCTTCTTCGCTTTTCCGTTCAGTCAGCAAATTCCGGTCATCGCCCGGGTGACGCTCGCCCAAGCTGCCGACACTCAAGCGGCAGTCGCGGCGCGGAATAGCGCCCTGGTCACCGCCCAGGGAGTCGGCGCGTTGATCGCCGCTGTTGCCCTCACTGCCTTCAGCGCCATGCACCATCGCGGGCGTTTGCTCACCATTGCCCAAACAGTTTTCGGCGTCGCCTTCCTCAGCCTGGCCCTGACGAAAACTCTGCCGCTCGCTTTGTTCTTCATGGTATTCGTCGGCTGGGGAACCGTCACCCAACTGGCGACGACCAACACCTTGATCCAACTCAGCGTGCCGGATCATTTGCGCGGGCGCGTCATCAGCACCTATCTCTGGTCACTGCAAGGCGTCGCCCCGTTCGGCAGTTTGTTCATCGGCTGGATGGTGCAGGCCTGGGGCGTGCAGGCGGCGCTGTTGGTGAGCGGCTCGGTGAGCTTGCTCTCTGTTGTCGCCTTGAATCTTTACACGCCAACGCTGAGGCGGGTTGAGACTTAGCTTGATAAAAATCACCAGCCGCATATAATTCGCTTCCAGCCAACTCAAACTTTAATTGAAATGCAACAAGCCCGCCTGGCCTCGTTGACCGACGACGGACTCAGGCATGTTTGCGTTAAACCACAGGAGAAAAAAGCCCCATGCCTCGCCGTAGTTTGCCCCGCCTCTTGAAAGACGAATTCACCGGTTACACCGCCGACAAGTTTCGACAGGACACCCTCGCCGGTCTCACCGTCGCCGCCGTGGCCCTGCCGTTGGCCCTGGCCTTCGGCGTGGCCTCCGGGGCCACCGCCGCCGCCGGGCTGGTGACGGCCATCCTGGCCGGTCTCGTCATCGGCGGCCTGTCGGGCGCGCCTTATCAAATCTCCGGGCCGACCGGAGCGATGAGCGCGGTGCTGATCGTGCTGGCGCAGAAATATGGCCTGAGCGGAATTTGGATCGCGGGTGTTCTTTCTGGTATCTTGTTATTAGTAATTGGTCTATTGCGATTGGGCCGCTTCATCGCCTTCATTCCTGCGCCCGTCATCAGCGGCTTCACCTCCGGCATCGCTCTCATCATCGCCATCGGCCAGCTTGACAACCTGCTCGGCGCGCAAACGCCAAAAGCCGAGTCGGCGGCGCTCAAATTTATCGGCTACTTCAAGGGTGGCTACGTGCCCGACTGGCACACGCTGGTGCTTGGCGGCATCGTCATCGCCGCCATGATTCTGTGGCCCAAGAAGTGGAACGCGCGCTTCCCGGCCTCCCTGCTCGGCATCATCCTGGCCACTGGCTTCAACGCCGTGTTCAACTGGCCGGTGAAGATCATCGGCGACATTCCGCAAACATTACTACTCAGCGACCACCTCACGTTTGCCGCCATCCCGTGGACGAATTTACGAGACTTCATCGCACCCACGTTGACCATCACCGCTCTCGGCGCTGTTGAGAGTTTGCTCTGCGGGGCAGTCGCCAGCAACATGACCGGCATTCGCTTGCAGGCTAATCAGGAATTGATCGCCCAGGGCGTAGGCAACATCCTCATCCCCTTTTTTGGCGGCGTCCCGGCCACAGCGGCCATTGCCCGCACCAGTGTCGGCATCAAGTCCGGCGGGCAGACGCGCCTGGTCAGCATTATTCATGCCCTCGCCATCCTGGCTTCAATGTTCATCCTGGCCCCGGTCATGTCGCGCGTTCCGCTGGCGGCGCTGGCCGGGGTGTTGATCGTGACCGCCTGGCGGATGAACGAGTGGGAGTCGATCCACTACATCTTCAAGCACCGGCTCAAGACGGCGATGATCACCTTTAGCATCACCATGCTGGCGACGATTACGCTTGACCTGACGCAGGCGATCCTCATCGGCGCGTTTCTGTCGGGCGCGGTGTTCTTGAACCAGAGCGCCAGCATTGATATTGAGGTGCAGGAAGTGGACGTGGAAAAACTGCGCGGGCGCGGCATTGAGAACGCCGGCAAATGCCGCCACGTGCGCGTGGCCTACCTCACCGGCCCGCTGTTCTTCGCCGCCACCGGCAACTTCAACGAAGCTTTTGCGAAACTCAACGAAACCCACGCTCTGATTCTTTCGATGCGCGGCGTGCCGCTGGTGGATACCTCAGGCTTGCAAGTGATGCTCGCCCTGCATGAGCGCCTCACGCACAGTGGAGGCACTTTGATGCTGGCCGGAGTCCACGACGACGTGCGGCGCATGTTGGAGCGCGGCGGATTGGTTGAGGCGATTGGCGAGCAAAACTTCTTCTGGAGCGCCGACCAGGCGATTGTGGAAGCCGAGCGGCGCGGATGCGCGCATTGTGAAAAATGACGTTGCGATCAACTTCTCCGGCAAAGCAAGTGCACGCCGGCGTACACGCCCGTTCGTTCCCGCGCCACCCAATTCGGGTCAGAGATGTTTTGCCAGCGACTCAAAATAGAGTCGGGCAAACGATAGCCGGGATCAATGGAACGGAACAGAACCCTGGCCTCCGGGGCGGCGGCCTCTTGCAAAACATCCCACCACCTAATCGTCTCCTCTGCTGACAACCAGTCCGGCGCGTCGAGCAAATTGAAACGGGTGACGGACGACGGCGGAACGTCACTAAGGAAAATTTCAGCCCGCCCGACGCGGGTCTCGATTCGAGTCACGGCCTCTTTTAATCGGGCGAAGTTCTCAGGCCGCAAGTAAGGCGGCGGTACAAGATAGCGGCCCAGCAAAACTTGTTGCCAGAGGAAGTTATCGCGGGCCGGAGAGGTGCTCATGGCCCGCCGAATCCCCGCCGCCAGAAAACTAGCGAACTGCCGGCCACGCACCCGCCGCGCTTGATGCGGATGAGCGCCAAACATGAGAAGGATCGGCAACTGCTCGGCGAACGGTTTGGCGAGCGGATTCCACCAGCGCGAGTGAACACGCTTGAAGTAGAAGTCGGCCTGCTCGGCCAGCGACTGGCACTCAAAGACTCGCGCCAGCGCGCGCGAGCCGCACACCACCCTCAAGTAAGTTCGCAGAAGCCACAGCGTCCGCCCGAACACGCCGGCCCGGTATAGCCCGGCGCGCACCAACCCAAGATTCGCGTCCCAGAAGCGGCGCGTCTCATCATCAACGTGAGAGCGCAAAAGTTGATGATAGATGCCGTGAGCGCGCGGCGCAGGCGCGAGCGAGAAGAGATGCCAGAAGTCGGCGTAACTCAACTGTTGGGCCGCCGCGATCTTCAAGTTGAGCAGATAAATCTGGGCCGGGTTGAGGTCAACGGCGTAAATCTTCTTCGGCCCGGCGAGGGCGCAGGCCAGCACATTGTCGCCCGCCGAGGCAATGGCAAATATCACGTCATCACCACCGAGAGCCAGCGCCTGTTTGTCCACGTCCGGGTCTTCCCAGGTCTGGTTGAACACCAGCCCGGAGCCGAACACGAGACGTTCAAGCAAGCCCTGTGTCAAAACCGGCTTGCTCGTCGCAGGTGTTTGGGATAGCATGGAGCTATGACCACCTCATCACTCTACACTCGCCTCGAACGGCACAGCGCCTCAACACTTTCAATCGTCATCGCCTTTCTCTGGGGATTGGCCGAGGCGACTCTCTTCTTCCTCGTCCCGGACATTTATCTCGGCCTCGTGGCCTTGTTCAACTGGCGGCGCGGGCTGTGGGGGACTGCCGCCACCGTGGCCGGGGCCATCGTCGGTGGCGGGGTCATGTACGCGCTGGCGGCCAGCAACGGCCCGGCCATGCTTCAACTGCTCGACCGAGTCCCGCTCATCAACGCCGGCATGATAAGCAACGTCGGCGAACAGATGCGAAGCAATGGACTGCTCGCAATGATCAGCGGCCCCTTGCAGGGCATCCCGTATAAAGTTTATGCCGTGCAGGCTGGAGCGGGACGCTTGCCTCTCATTTCGTTTCTGCTCCTCACCATCCCGGCGCGGCTGGAACGAATCCTGCCGGTCGCCGTCGCGGGCGCAGTCGTCGGCGTCGTCTTCAAAAAGTTCGTTCGGCGTTACACCGCACTCGTCGTCGGCGCGTACGGTTTAATGTGGCTGGGCGTTTACGTGCTGTACTACTTCCGGTTTCGCTGAGTGACGTGCGACACAATGGGATGATGCTTGCCCCCGCCCGACCGTTTGATCTCCGGCACGACCGTCACCCGGACGTTGATCGGCTCCCCGACCAGTTCCAGGAATCTCATTCTCACCGCCTCTGACATGGGTTGCATGTAACCCGCCCCCGGCACGATCTCGATCCGCACCTCGTCAACCGCTTCCTGAATCATGGTGAAGGCGGCGATGTCGGCTCCGACTTCGAGCAGGAAGCTGTACGAAGCATCCAACAGCCAGCCGGACGTGAGCACCCGCCCACTGGGCAGGATGAACTGATCGAGCTTGCGCCCGCCGAGGTCGCGAATGGCGCGAAAGGTTCGGCCACACGAGCAAGCCGAGTCGTCGAGAACCGCAAAGTCTCCCTGCCGGTAACGAATGAACGGCATGGCATAGTTGTGGAGATAGGTGCCGACCACTTCCCCCTTCTGGCCGACGGCCAAAACCTGATCCGAGTCGGGCGAGAGGATCTCCAGATAGGCCACATCCTCAAAGATGTGATAAGTCTTGTCCCGGCACTGGGCGGCAACGTGAGTCAACTCTTCGGTCGAGTATTCGTCGTAAACGCCGCAGTTGAAGAGGGCGGCCAGATCGTCGCGCTCCTGCTGGGTGGAAAGTTCAGAGGAAACCGAAATGGCCTTGAGGCGAAGTTGACGGCATCCTTCCGGGCCAAGCTCGTTGGCGATGGCGCGCAGGTGGCTGGGATAGCAAGCCATCAGGTGCGGGCGCAGGTCGCGCAGGCGAGAGAGAATTTGCGGCGTGGGTGTCAGAGTCGGGATGAGCGTCATTGGATACAGGCCGAAGAGCGAGCGCGCCGGATACTCTGAGGTGTAGATGTAGACGAGGTGATGCCAGGGCAGGTACGAGCCGTAAAGCTCGAAGAGGCGGTTCATGGCCAGGCCTTGAATGCCAAGCCGGTCGGCTTGATGCACCACGTTGAGCACCTGGCCGGTGGAGCCGGAACTTTTGGAAACCAGACAGCGGCTCAGGTCGAGGCCGCGCGCCAGCGCCCCGTTTGGATAGGCGGCCAACACGTCGTTCTTGCTCACCGTTGGGAAGTGCTTGAGGTCATCAAGTGTTTGCAAATCGCCTGGCTTCACGCCTGCCCGATCATATTTCTCGTGATACAAAGCGACGTTGTGATAAGCAAAGTCTACGAGGCGCCGCAGTTGCCGGAGTTGATAGGCCCGAATGGACTCGCGACTCTGGTAGGGCCGTTGGCGAAACGGGAGGAAGTTCCACGCGATGTTGAGGGTGTTGGCGATCATTTCGCAGGGGGTAAACGAGCGCATGGTTACGGCTTTCCGTATTCCAGAACCAGGTGAGTGAAGTAGTAGACGAGCGGGATGACGACGACCATGCTGTTGGCCCGGTCGAGCAGGCCGCCGTGGCCGGGGAGAAAGTCGCCCCAGTCTTTGCTTCCAGCCACCCGTTTGATAAGCGAGCTGATCAGGTCGCCCCAGGCCGCGCCGAGGCCGATGATGAAGGCCAGCGCAATCTTGTGCGCCAGGACGAATTCAGGCGGCAGGGCAAAGTTGAACAGGGCCACCGCCACGCCCGCGCCGATGAAGTCGCCGAGCAGGCCTTCCCAGGCTTTGCGCGGATTCACTTCGGGCGAGATGATGCGCCGGCCAATGAGCTTGCCGACGGTGTATTGCATCACGTCGCTGAGGGCCACGCCCACGCCGACCAGTATGACCAGCCCCACGCCGCCCGCTTGCTTGAGCAGGATCAGGTGGCCGATGGACCACACCAAATACAAGTAGCCGCGCCCGGCGTACGAAAGCTGAAGGTAGAGGTCGGCCACGTCGCGGGTGAGGATCGGGACGAGGGTGAGGAGCAGGATCGAGGCGGCGGGGAGGGCGAAGTAGAGCGTCGGGAAGAACTGGGCGATGAGGAAGGTGGCGGGAATGAGGGTATAAAGGTAAATGGCGTAAGGCCGCTCCACGCCGACCACGCGCACGTATTCAACGGTCACTCGATAGAAAAAGAACAACAGGATGGCGGCGGCGGCCAGCCCGCCGACGAAGGTGGCGACGAGGAACAGCGGGGCGATGATCATCCAGCCGATGAAGCGTTTGCCCAGTTCGCCGGTCAGCCCGGCTTTCAGGTCCTTGCGGGCGAAGAACAGCACCAGCCCGAAGCCGAAGACGAGCAACACTCCGACAATCTTCAACGATGGAACGAAGAGCGGGTCAGCGAGAGGATTGCGCCACATAGATGATCCGTAAACGTTGGACGACGGTGATGGCCGCCGCCAGCGAGGCAAACGCCAGGTACCAGTTGTAGCCGGCCAGGTTGCCGCTGAAGAGAGGGTAGAGGGTGAAGAGGGCGAGTGAGATCATCCGGTCGCCTTTGCCGAAGAGGCCGCCATACACCCGCGCCCCACCCAGCGCCTTGCCGAGAATGCCGAGGTAGGAGACGCACAGGATGAGGGCCAGAGCCAGAGCCGCCCAGCGCGAGTCGGCGTAACCGCCGAAGGCCAGGCCCAGAAAGATGGCGCTGTCGGCGAGGCGGTCGCTAAATTCATTCTTCACCTCACCCCAGGCGTCGGCCAGGCCGATCTCGCGAGCCACGAGTCCATCCATCAAATTGAATAGCAGTCGCAACAACAGGCAGGGCGGCGCGAGCCACAGCCAGAGCGTGGACGACCCGGCGCGCAAGAATGCAAAGGCCGCCACGAGCGAGAGGCCGAGCGCGCCGTAAGTGAAAACGTCCGGGTGGACGCGGTTGCGGACGCAGAAGGCGACGACGGGCCGAAGCGCCTTTTGCCAGTTGGATTTGGTGGAGTAGATGCCCATTCTGCCTTCCAGTCTATGAGGCGGGTTTCAAACATTTAACGTAACTGCTCAGGCTAGTTTTTTAGGACGCAGATGAACGCGGATAAACGCAGATTTTCGTTGATATCTTTTTGGTGGTTTTATCTGCGCGCGAAGCGTCTGCGAAATCCGCGTCCTGATTTTTTGCCCTGAGCAGTGTGACTACTCAGGCATCCTGATTTATCCGCAGATTACACAGATTTTCACAGAAAAAATCTGCGGTAAT
It encodes the following:
- the sppA gene encoding signal peptide peptidase SppA, which gives rise to MNFDAFKTSTVDLWDNTRVTLHNLRVRLRPASVDYVILGLGGSLPEYIPSPPKWHKWIPVDLGLTPGGPSLTGLRYIFDQIVEDPRPLGVLVQNYGLDVGWATAQSVRDLFSRFRARGKKVVFYSPSFDILDYYVATAADAIIIPPPGLWAVIGLRSELTFIKDTLNTYGIRAEVVNVSPYKTAWDTYARSDISPEHRDMLTWLMDGRYEAVVEAIASARKLDPARVRELIDSGPLNAQAAREAGLVDAVLYEDGLAEYLATPAQKVAKAKPKWQPPFAKKTESGPPPKPTAKLQRWGAVRASLRRPIRWRSGKYVGIIPLEGTIVLGRSQSLPIQLPFPIPFFSNQLAGSETIVQHFRDAEKDNEIAAIVLYVNSRGGSALASDLIWHEVERVRRKKPVVVYMGDYAASGGYFVSAGAQWIMAQPLTTTGSIGVISLKVVTAGLYEMFKANRVILQRGARASMFADDAPFSPEDRASAQAQIDHYYADFKNVVMNGRKMDEPTLEEVAGGRVWLGRQALGHKLVDALGDLNDAVEKAKELAKLPANRFTPNAWYSGSGGNLLPPPFPSQVASFIAAIQTALRETAWMIDPVEIKIR
- a CDS encoding low molecular weight phosphotyrosine protein phosphatase, with product MTTKILFVCMGNICRSPVAEGVFNHLVAQAGRAGEFQVDSAGTGDWHAGQLPDPRSRAVAHKHGLALSHRARQIEHADFSRFDLIIVMDRDNLSDLRSFSSLTPEQRAKVKLLREFDPQANGNLEVPDPYYGGPEGFERMYEMIERSARELLKSVPPENSNQ
- a CDS encoding MFS transporter; translation: MPRFPALASRDFRIFWVGQFISLIGTWMQSTVQPYLAYRLTGQPIYLGLVGFAATLPTLLFTLPGGVFVERMDKRKVVIIMQAVMMVQAFVMAYLALSGVINIWHIIALAFVLGSANSIEITARQAMLIELVGKEALPNAIALQSTIFNTARVLGPAFAAPFLLILGNQGEGWAFFANGVSYLFVIVGLLIVRTRPQAKPASGRSALGEFMDGQRFIREAPVVLALILMATVLGFFAFPFSQQIPVIARVTLAQAADTQAAVAARNSALVTAQGVGALIAAVALTAFSAMHHRGRLLTIAQTVFGVAFLSLALTKTLPLALFFMVFVGWGTVTQLATTNTLIQLSVPDHLRGRVISTYLWSLQGVAPFGSLFIGWMVQAWGVQAALLVSGSVSLLSVVALNLYTPTLRRVET
- a CDS encoding SulP family inorganic anion transporter is translated as MPRRSLPRLLKDEFTGYTADKFRQDTLAGLTVAAVALPLALAFGVASGATAAAGLVTAILAGLVIGGLSGAPYQISGPTGAMSAVLIVLAQKYGLSGIWIAGVLSGILLLVIGLLRLGRFIAFIPAPVISGFTSGIALIIAIGQLDNLLGAQTPKAESAALKFIGYFKGGYVPDWHTLVLGGIVIAAMILWPKKWNARFPASLLGIILATGFNAVFNWPVKIIGDIPQTLLLSDHLTFAAIPWTNLRDFIAPTLTITALGAVESLLCGAVASNMTGIRLQANQELIAQGVGNILIPFFGGVPATAAIARTSVGIKSGGQTRLVSIIHALAILASMFILAPVMSRVPLAALAGVLIVTAWRMNEWESIHYIFKHRLKTAMITFSITMLATITLDLTQAILIGAFLSGAVFLNQSASIDIEVQEVDVEKLRGRGIENAGKCRHVRVAYLTGPLFFAATGNFNEAFAKLNETHALILSMRGVPLVDTSGLQVMLALHERLTHSGGTLMLAGVHDDVRRMLERGGLVEAIGEQNFFWSADQAIVEAERRGCAHCEK
- a CDS encoding BtaA family protein, whose product is MLSQTPATSKPVLTQGLLERLVFGSGLVFNQTWEDPDVDKQALALGGDDVIFAIASAGDNVLACALAGPKKIYAVDLNPAQIYLLNLKIAAAQQLSYADFWHLFSLAPAPRAHGIYHQLLRSHVDDETRRFWDANLGLVRAGLYRAGVFGRTLWLLRTYLRVVCGSRALARVFECQSLAEQADFYFKRVHSRWWNPLAKPFAEQLPILLMFGAHPHQARRVRGRQFASFLAAGIRRAMSTSPARDNFLWQQVLLGRYLVPPPYLRPENFARLKEAVTRIETRVGRAEIFLSDVPPSSVTRFNLLDAPDWLSAEETIRWWDVLQEAAAPEARVLFRSIDPGYRLPDSILSRWQNISDPNWVARERTGVYAGVHLLCRRS
- a CDS encoding phenylacetate--CoA ligase family protein encodes the protein MRSFTPCEMIANTLNIAWNFLPFRQRPYQSRESIRAYQLRQLRRLVDFAYHNVALYHEKYDRAGVKPGDLQTLDDLKHFPTVSKNDVLAAYPNGALARGLDLSRCLVSKSSGSTGQVLNVVHQADRLGIQGLAMNRLFELYGSYLPWHHLVYIYTSEYPARSLFGLYPMTLIPTLTPTPQILSRLRDLRPHLMACYPSHLRAIANELGPEGCRQLRLKAISVSSELSTQQERDDLAALFNCGVYDEYSTEELTHVAAQCRDKTYHIFEDVAYLEILSPDSDQVLAVGQKGEVVGTYLHNYAMPFIRYRQGDFAVLDDSACSCGRTFRAIRDLGGRKLDQFILPSGRVLTSGWLLDASYSFLLEVGADIAAFTMIQEAVDEVRIEIVPGAGYMQPMSEAVRMRFLELVGEPINVRVTVVPEIKRSGGGKHHPIVSHVTQRNRK
- a CDS encoding phosphatidate cytidylyltransferase, yielding MWRNPLADPLFVPSLKIVGVLLVFGFGLVLFFARKDLKAGLTGELGKRFIGWMIIAPLFLVATFVGGLAAAAILLFFFYRVTVEYVRVVGVERPYAIYLYTLIPATFLIAQFFPTLYFALPAASILLLTLVPILTRDVADLYLQLSYAGRGYLYLVWSIGHLILLKQAGGVGLVILVGVGVALSDVMQYTVGKLIGRRIISPEVNPRKAWEGLLGDFIGAGVAVALFNFALPPEFVLAHKIALAFIIGLGAAWGDLISSLIKRVAGSKDWGDFLPGHGGLLDRANSMVVVIPLVYYFTHLVLEYGKP
- a CDS encoding CDP-alcohol phosphatidyltransferase family protein, whose product is MGIYSTKSNWQKALRPVVAFCVRNRVHPDVFTYGALGLSLVAAFAFLRAGSSTLWLWLAPPCLLLRLLFNLMDGLVAREIGLADAWGEVKNEFSDRLADSAIFLGLAFGGYADSRWAALALALILCVSYLGILGKALGGARVYGGLFGKGDRMISLALFTLYPLFSGNLAGYNWYLAFASLAAAITVVQRLRIIYVAQSSR